The following are from one region of the Juglans regia cultivar Chandler chromosome 10, Walnut 2.0, whole genome shotgun sequence genome:
- the LOC109010177 gene encoding uncharacterized protein LOC109010177, producing MPLTEMASVFKFPYQRLGNEGGFEDYEERERVVLRSRAWCRFKRVSIRRRFKLKVPNLRKFLRRKARLLSAFRVSCSWAKVLKRLKESQAHFGDIFAGNYLFIQVNPTSLTCLKRDRDVCGLSSRYSLPRIA from the coding sequence ATGCCTCTCACTGAGATGGCCTCGGTATTCAAGTTTCCTTACCAAAGACTTGGAAATGAAGGTGGCTTTGAAGATtatgaagaaagagagagggtggTTTTGAGATCGAGGGCTTGGTGCAGGTTCAAAAGGGTGTCCATAAGGAGGAGGTTCAAGCTTAAGGTCCCAAACTTGAGGAAGTTCTTGAGGAGGAAAGCTAGGCTGCTCTCTGCATTCAGAGTGTCATGTTCATGGGCTAAGGTGCTGAAGAGATTGAAGGAAAGTCAGGCTCATTTTGGTGATATTTTTGCTGGAAACTACCTGTTCATTCAAGTCAACCCAACCTCATTGACATGCCTTAAAAGGGATCGTGATGTTTGTGGCCTGTCCTCGAGGTACTCTCTTCCAAGAATTGCTTAA
- the LOC109010185 gene encoding ras-related protein RABB1b, translating into MSYDYLFKYIIIGDTGVGKSCLLLQFTDKRFQPVHDLTIGVEFGARMVTIDGRPIKLQIWDTAGQESFRSITRSYYRGAAGALLVYDITRRETFNHLASWLEDARQHANPNMTIMLIGNKSDLSHRRAVSKEEGEQFAKENGLLFLEASARTAQNVEEAFIKTAAKILQNIQEGVFDVSNESSGIKVGYGRPQGPSGARDGTITQTGGCCS; encoded by the exons ATGTCTTACGACTACCTCTTCAAGTACATCATCATCGGCGACACag GTGTAGGGAAATCATGCCTGCTCTTGCAATTCACGGACAAGAGGTTTCAGCCCGTGCATGATCTCACCATTGGTGTAGAGTTCGGAGCTCGCATGGTCACCATCGACGGCCGTCCCATCAAGCTCCAGATTTGGGACACC GCTGGCCAAGAATCTTTCCGGTCCATCACCAGATCCTACTACAGAGGAGCAGCTGGAGCACTTCTGGTATATGACATAACCAG GAGAGAGACATTTAATCATCTAGCAAGCTGGCTAGAGGATGCTCGGCAGCATGCAAATCCCAACATGACAATCATGCTCATTGGGAACAAGAGCGATCTTTCTCATCGGAGGGCTGTTAGCAAAGAGGAAGGGGAACAATTTGCGAAGGAAAATGGGCTTTTATTCTTGGAGGCATCTGCTAGAACAGCTCAAAATGTTGAAGAG GCTTTCATAAAGACTGCTGCAAAAATCCTTCAGAATATTCAGGAAGGTGTATTCGATGTATCCAATGAG TCATCCGGCATCAAGGTTGGGTATGGCCGCCCCCAAGGTCCATCAGGGGCAAGAGATGGAACAATCACTCAGACGGGCGGATGTTGCAGCTAA
- the LOC109010186 gene encoding proteasome subunit beta type-7-B, whose translation MSRSAVDVPPKGGFSFDLCRRNDMLAKKGLQPPSFLKTGTTIVGLIFQDGVILGADTRATEGPIVADKNCEKIHYMAPNIYCCGAGTAADTEAVTDMVSSQLQLHRYHTGRESRVVTALTLLKKHLFNYQGHVSAALVLGGVDITGPHLHTIYPHGSTDTLPFATMGSGSLAAMAMFESKYKEGLTREEGVNLVVEAICSGIFNDLGSGSNVDVCVITKGHKEYLRNHLLPNPRTFVNPKGFSFPKKTEVLLTKITPLKEKVEVIEGGDAMEE comes from the exons ATGTCTAGGTCAGCAGTAGATGTTCCTCCCAAGGGTGGATTTAGTTTTGATCTCTGCAGAAGAAATGATATGCTTGCTAAGAAGGGGCTTCAGCCACCATCTTTTCTGAAAACAGGAACTACAATTGTTGGTTTAATTTTTCAG GATGGTGTCATTCTTGGAGCCGATACAAGAGCCACTGAAGGACCCATTGTTGCTGATAAGAACTGTGAAAAGATTCATTATATGGCACCAAACATATATTGTTGTGGAGCAGGAACTGCTGCTGATACAGAGGCAGTGACAG ATATGGTCAGCTCTCAGCTGCAACTGCACCGGTACCATACTGGTCGAGAATCAAGGGTTGTCACAGCATTGACCCTTCTGAAGAAACACCTTTTCAA CTACCAAGGTCATGTGTCAGCTGCTTTAGTTCTTGGTGGAGTTGATATTACTGGACCTCATCTGCATACT ATTTATCCCCATGGATCAACTGACACACTGCCATTTGCAACAATGGGATCTGGTTCACTTGCTGCTATGGCCATGTTCGAGTCCAAGTACAAAGAAGGCCTGACT AGGGAGGAAGGAGTAAATCTTGTTGTTGAAGCTATATGCTCTGGTATATTTAACGATTTGGGCAGTGGAAGCAATGTTGATGTTTGTGTGATAACCAAg GGCCACAAGGAGTACCTTAGAAACCATCTGTTGCCAAATCCGCGTACCTTTGTCAATCCGAAAGGCTTTTCTTTTCCTAAGAAAACTG AAGTTCTCTTAACAAAGATTACTCCACTGAAGGAGAAGGTGGAAGTGATCGAAGGAGGAGATGCAATGGAAGAGTGA
- the LOC109010188 gene encoding uncharacterized protein LOC109010188, with protein MLTFHPNPLRPWQPSVPAKIVNTLNEGKNTQQSSAGKIKRLVLPQEGRTKLNAYSDREFYAYPRFVTHVDDGFISTLTNLYRERLRPDWEILDLMSSWVSHLPEEVKYKRVVGHGLNAQELAKNPRLDYFFVKDLNQEQDLELESCSFDAVLCTVSVQYLQQPEKVFAEVFRVLRPGGVFIVSFSNRLFYEKAISAWRDGTGYSRVQLVVQYFQCVEGFTQADIIKKLAAPAGAGEDKSPFSWIMKLLGLLSGSDPFYAVIAYKNFMPTYE; from the exons ATGCTCACCTTTCATCCAAACCCCCTCAGGCCATGGCAACCATCTGTTCCTGCCAAAATTGTGAACACTTTGAATGAGGGCAAGAACACCCAACAGTCCTCAGCAGGCAAAATCAAACGCCTGGTTCTCCCCCAGGAAGGTAGAACGAAGTTAAACGCCTACTCTGATCGAGAATTCTATGCTTATCCTCGCTTTGTGACCCATGTGGATGATGGTTTTATATCCACATTGACCAATCTCTATAGAGAAAGGTTGAGACCTGATTGGGAAATTCTTGACCTCATGAGCTCATGGGTTAGCCATCTTCCTGAGGAAGTGAAGTATAAAAGAGTGGTGGGACATGGACTAAATGCACAAGAGCTTGCGAAGAACCCTCGGCTGGACTATTTCTTTGTGAAGGACCTCAATCAGGAGCAAGACCTTGAATTGGAGAGCTGCAGCTTTGATGCAGTTTTATGCACCGTGAGTGTACAGTATCTTCAACAGCCAGAGAAG GTATTTGCAGAGGTGTTTCGGGTGCTAAGGCCAGGAGGAGTTTTCATTGTGAGCTTTAGCAATCGATTGTTCTATGAGAAAGCCATAAGCGCATGGAGAGATGGGACTGGATATAGTAGGGTACAACTGGTAGTGCAGTACTTCCAATGTGTGGAAGGTTTCACACAAGCAGATATTATTAAGAAGTTAGCAGCCCCTGCTGGTGCTGGAGAGGACAAATCACCATTCAGCTGGATCATGAAGCTGCTGGGATTGTTGTCTGGATCAGACCCTTTCTATGCAGTGATAGCTTACAAAAACTTCATGCCTACATATGAATGA
- the LOC109010187 gene encoding 28 kDa ribonucleoprotein, chloroplastic-like, with protein sequence MRHLHCHHNIFLPSPFSQPLIPSFSPSVLQPPLSSKLLSMAESCLISTPTLFTTKNQYPFLSLSPKPFKLSQLSFLSSPSFHSWVSIKHKSSSFHVVPLVAQTSDWAQQGEEEEGEEGSTWKSEGLEGTVATAASDGWGGLVEGVEENSGEGVLDDSGEFYPEPSEEAKLFVGNLHYDVDSEKLAEIFNQAGIVEVAEVIYNRETDRSRGFGFVTMSTVEEAEKAVDLLNRYDLNGRLLTVNKAAPRGSRSERPRVNESSFKIYVGNLSWQVDDARLEQVFSEHGKVVNARVVCDQETGRSRGFGFVTMSRETELNDVIAALDGQNLDGRAMRVNVAEERRRRGSFSY encoded by the exons ATGCGACATTTACATTGTCACCATAACATTTTCCTTCCCTCTCCTTTTTCCCAACCCCTTatcccctctttctctccctctgtCCTGCAACCGCCTCTCTCTTCTAAGCTATTATCAATGGCTGAAAGTTGTTTAATTTCTACACCGACACTCTTCACCACCAAAAACCAATACCCCTTTCTCTCACTTTCCCCAAAACCCTTTAAGCTCTCACAGCTCTCATTCTTATCCTCGCCATCTTTCCATTCGTGGGTTTCCATCAAACACAAGTCTTCATCGTTCCATGTAGTCCCACTGGTGGCTCAGACCTCAGACTGGGCTCAACAAggggaagaagaggaaggagaagagggcTCGACTTGGAAGAGTGAAGGGTTGGAGGGGACAGTGGCCACTGCTGCTTCTGATGGTTGGGGAGGTTTGGTTGAGGGTGTAGAAGAGAATTCTGGAGAAGGGGTTTTGGATGATAGTGGAGAATTTTATCCCGAGCCATCTGAAGAGGCGAAACTCTTTGTGGGTAATTTGcattatgatgttgatagtgAGAAACTAGCTGAGATCTTTAATCAAGCTGGGATTGTTGAGGTTGCTGAG GTAATTTACAATAGGGAAACAGATCGGAGTAGAGGGTTTGGGTTTGTTACGATGAGCACTGTGGAAGAAGCTGAGAAGGCTGTGGACCTGCTCAATCGTTAT GATTTAAATGGAAGGCTTTTAACAGTAAATAAGGCTGCTCCTAGAGGGTCACGATCAGAACGACCCCGAGTGAATGAATCTTCTTTCAAAATCTATGTTGGCAACCTCTCATGGCAAGTGGATGATGCTCGTCTGGAGCAGGTTTTTAGTGAACATGGGAAGGTGGTTAATGCCAGGGTAGTTTGTGACCAGGAAACAGGCCGCTCACGAGGGTTTGGTTTTGTTACAATGTCTAGGGAGACAGAATTGAATGATGTTATTGCTGCTCTCGATGGACAG AATTTGGATGGCAGAGCGATGAGGGTAAATGTTGCTGAAGAACGAAGGAGGCGTGGATCATTTTCTTATTAA
- the LOC108986214 gene encoding uncharacterized protein LOC108986214, with the protein MVARAEYHAGPDYFGFYTQQVMELLSSDDDFLPSASQTSNSFGRKCEEVVGNGSVEPMKYTSGSLFSNSIGAGLSDFKKERLKALLQQGTIVLSPEFDEMLDPILALSRLQSQVRKRNRPSSPTNAANSSDAGQVLHKKLKTAEIPKERTSMEEPKTAETPKERTEEPKVDDAVLFFLENDSLEFEEMVKKHSDELSATLGYMEKQLEELLDSVRSTYRPMTLIEKQQLRKLIQKLPPKNLDWVVQIVQHGKMAKTQSCDEIFVDLEKEDNKTLWRLYSYVKSVERATALPL; encoded by the exons ATGGTCGCTAGAGCTGAATACCATGCAGGACCTGATTACTTTGGTTTCTATACACAACAAGTAATGGAGCTTTTATCGTCTGATGATGATTTTCTCCCTTCTGCTTCCCAAACATCCAActcttttggaagaaaatgtgaggAGGTCGTAGGGAATGGATCAGTTGAGCCTATGAAGTATACTTCTGGTTCTTTATTTAGCAACAGCATAGGAGCTGGACTTTCAgatttcaaaaaagaaagattgaAGGCATTGCTGCAGCAGGGCACGATTGTTCTTTCACCTGAATTTGATGAG ATGCTGGATCCTATTCTAGCTCTCAGTCGGTTACAGTCCCAAGTAAGAAAGAGAAATCGTCCATCTAGTCCCACAAATGCAGCAAACAGTAGTGATGCAGGGCAGGTTCTGCACAAGAAACTCAAG ACTGCAGAAATCCCCAAGGAGCGAACTTCTATGGAGGAGCCAAAG ACTGCAGAAACTCCCAAGGAAAGAACGGAGGAGCCAAag GTGGATGATGCTGTGCTGTTCTTTCTAGAGAATGATAGCTTGGAGTTTGAGGAAATGGTGAAGAAACACTCTGACGAACTATCTGCAACG TTAGGGTACATGGAGAAGCAGCTTGAGGAGCTTCTTGACTCCGTGAGGTCCACATACAG GCCTATGACTCTCATTGAGAAGCAACAGCTTCGTAAACTGATCCAGAAGCTACCACCAAAAAATCTCGACTGGGTAGTGCAAATTGTCCAACATGGCAAGATGGCAAAAACACAATCATGTGATGAAATTTTTGTCGATCTTGAGAAAGAG GATAATAAAACACTTTGGAGACTGTACTCCTATGTTAAATCAGTTGAAAGAGCTACAGCCCTCCCATTGTAG